A DNA window from Pseudoalteromonas spongiae UST010723-006 contains the following coding sequences:
- a CDS encoding GntR family transcriptional regulator, protein MENEVKTASDKVFVDIRQAIVEGEIAQGSKISEPELSKKHQVSRATLREALNRLESCHLIERKANVGCRVISLTPEKLDEIYQVRSALEGLACRLAATNMTDDEINQVKALLDDHLSTQRVRQGESYYQEEGDLDFHYRIIKGSKNSHLINLLCNELYQLVRMYRVQMGMNGPRVSKAFDEHLAIINAIAARDGELAELLMKRHIAASGNNIERKFQ, encoded by the coding sequence TTGGAAAATGAAGTAAAAACAGCGTCAGATAAAGTTTTTGTCGACATTCGTCAAGCCATTGTGGAAGGTGAAATAGCGCAAGGCTCAAAAATCTCTGAGCCAGAACTCTCCAAAAAGCATCAAGTTAGCCGCGCAACCTTGCGTGAGGCGCTTAATCGTTTAGAAAGCTGTCATTTAATCGAGCGCAAAGCCAATGTGGGCTGCCGTGTAATTTCGCTTACCCCAGAAAAGTTAGATGAAATTTATCAAGTACGTAGCGCCCTTGAGGGGCTAGCGTGCCGTTTAGCAGCAACCAATATGACAGACGATGAAATCAATCAGGTAAAAGCCTTACTTGATGATCATTTGTCGACACAACGGGTGCGCCAAGGGGAGTCTTACTACCAAGAAGAAGGTGACTTAGATTTTCACTACCGCATTATTAAAGGCAGTAAAAACAGCCACTTAATTAATCTATTGTGCAACGAATTATACCAATTAGTGCGAATGTACCGAGTGCAAATGGGCATGAATGGCCCACGTGTTAGTAAAGCATTTGATGAGCATTTGGCTATTATTAATGCCATTGCAGCGCGTGATGGCGAACTAGCCGAATTATTAATGAAAAGACATATCGCGGCATCAGGTAACAATATTGAACGTAAGTTTCAGTAA
- a CDS encoding serine hydrolase domain-containing protein — protein sequence MLTAKIASVTIGLVLSFSLYAKEQPTTQTTKSAIESVINSYVSHGAFEGVLLVSQSGEKIFEQAYGFANYDNRTPISVNSSFQIASLCKPITATLVLKLKEQGKLKLESTLADYFTEFDNDIGRQITLHHLLNHTSGIPNHFTFNNWFNRDFHKVTTEQAFVDVIANMPLSAEPGEEHNYSNPAYFLLGKIIEKVTGQSFAQSLKNNILAPLNMTHSGVAPGNTQSDRVIKAHQWQDAGGYKREPDNNYKLFGAGAAIYSSADDLYRFDLALYGTELVNAQSKRQLFNPDLPYSWRVGKLPITESRNVNAHMYDGKIKGYSSMVLRLIDDKHSVILLSNNGMSYQLKRQLVGDIAKVLYGEQAPNRENDVALALTQAITTGTFEKLLTDIKANKYTLDEGMMTSFAYELLWANLASKSLQLFAVIGNQFKQSEDAKHHFAKACNHRLVKNLEERNAICGATI from the coding sequence GTGTTAACCGCAAAAATCGCGTCTGTGACCATAGGGCTTGTCTTATCTTTTAGCCTTTATGCTAAAGAACAGCCCACAACACAAACAACAAAAAGCGCTATCGAAAGCGTAATTAACAGTTACGTTTCACATGGTGCATTTGAAGGTGTGTTACTGGTTTCTCAATCAGGTGAAAAAATATTTGAGCAGGCATACGGCTTTGCTAATTATGACAATCGCACACCAATTAGCGTAAATAGTTCGTTTCAAATTGCATCGCTTTGTAAACCCATTACAGCCACGTTAGTGCTTAAACTTAAAGAGCAAGGCAAACTTAAGCTTGAAAGTACATTAGCCGACTACTTTACTGAATTTGATAATGATATTGGCCGACAAATCACATTACATCATTTATTGAATCATACATCGGGTATACCTAATCACTTTACCTTCAATAACTGGTTTAATCGTGACTTTCACAAAGTAACCACTGAGCAGGCATTTGTTGATGTCATTGCAAATATGCCGTTAAGCGCTGAGCCTGGTGAAGAGCACAATTATTCAAACCCTGCATACTTTCTGTTAGGTAAAATCATTGAAAAAGTCACAGGGCAATCATTTGCACAGAGTCTAAAAAACAATATTTTAGCACCACTTAATATGACGCATTCTGGTGTTGCCCCTGGCAATACACAAAGTGATCGCGTGATTAAAGCGCACCAATGGCAAGATGCTGGTGGCTATAAACGTGAACCAGACAACAACTACAAATTATTTGGTGCAGGTGCCGCCATTTATAGTAGCGCCGATGATTTATATCGATTTGATTTAGCGCTTTATGGCACAGAACTAGTTAATGCACAAAGCAAGCGCCAATTGTTTAACCCTGATCTACCTTACAGTTGGCGAGTAGGCAAATTGCCAATTACAGAGTCACGTAATGTGAATGCCCATATGTATGATGGCAAAATAAAAGGCTACAGCAGCATGGTGCTGCGTCTTATAGATGATAAACACAGCGTTATTCTACTTAGCAATAATGGTATGAGTTACCAATTGAAACGCCAACTAGTAGGGGATATTGCCAAGGTGCTTTATGGCGAGCAGGCACCTAACCGTGAAAATGATGTTGCGCTTGCATTAACACAAGCGATTACCACTGGCACCTTTGAAAAGCTATTAACCGATATTAAAGCCAACAAATACACATTAGATGAAGGCATGATGACATCGTTTGCCTATGAGTTACTTTGGGCAAACCTAGCAAGTAAATCGTTACAGTTATTTGCTGTGATCGGTAACCAATTTAAGCAATCTGAAGATGCGAAACATCATTTTGCAAAGGCGTGTAATCACAGATTGGTTAAGAACTTAGAAGAACGAAACGCTATTTGCGGTGCAACAATTTAA
- a CDS encoding DUF4240 domain-containing protein: MDINEFWEIIELGKDSEEPEDNLRINLEKLTPEEIVSFKTHFDYFFDRAYTWNLWGAAYIIGGGCSDDGFIDFRYGLISQGRVVYSNAIENPESLAELGEDLEIENELYGYVADEVYEEKTGKEISISAVPDNEDSMGEEWDFDDEEENIKRFPKLMALYW, from the coding sequence ATGGATATAAATGAATTTTGGGAAATAATCGAGCTTGGAAAAGACTCCGAAGAACCGGAAGATAACTTAAGAATTAATTTAGAAAAATTAACTCCTGAAGAAATCGTTTCGTTTAAAACTCATTTTGATTATTTTTTTGATAGAGCTTACACGTGGAATCTATGGGGTGCTGCTTATATCATAGGTGGAGGATGTTCTGATGATGGCTTTATCGATTTTAGGTATGGGCTAATTTCACAAGGACGAGTTGTATATTCTAATGCAATTGAAAATCCTGAATCATTAGCCGAACTTGGTGAAGATCTCGAAATTGAAAATGAGCTTTATGGGTATGTCGCAGATGAAGTGTATGAAGAAAAAACAGGTAAAGAGATTTCGATAAGTGCTGTCCCTGACAACGAAGATTCTATGGGGGAAGAGTGGGATTTTGATGATGAAGAAGAAAATATAAAAAGATTTCCCAAGCTAATGGCTTTGTATTGGTAG
- a CDS encoding GNAT family N-acetyltransferase → MKITIRKAEIADSAALSMLWQFYQYHQSAFDLEDVGSDGRFDIDEEYLASIIRGEEECVAYLFFVAGQVAGFATVEPTEIMGKEMPELADIFVLPKYRKQGIAKFVVQHLMQAETNQWHVAVYFNDSLALKFWSDLFTKLNVALVDKVEPPETEGFHEFVITNA, encoded by the coding sequence ATGAAAATTACAATACGGAAAGCTGAAATTGCCGATAGTGCTGCACTAAGTATGTTGTGGCAGTTTTACCAATATCACCAGAGTGCGTTTGACCTAGAAGATGTGGGGTCAGACGGTCGCTTTGACATTGATGAAGAATATCTTGCTTCTATAATTCGCGGTGAAGAAGAATGCGTCGCTTACCTTTTTTTTGTTGCTGGTCAGGTTGCAGGCTTTGCTACGGTTGAACCAACCGAGATTATGGGTAAGGAAATGCCTGAATTAGCCGATATATTTGTTCTTCCTAAATATCGAAAGCAGGGCATCGCCAAATTTGTCGTTCAACATTTGATGCAAGCTGAAACTAATCAATGGCATGTAGCTGTCTACTTTAACGATAGCTTGGCATTAAAGTTTTGGAGTGACTTGTTTACTAAATTAAATGTGGCGCTTGTTGATAAAGTAGAGCCCCCTGAAACAGAAGGCTTTCACGAGTTTGTCATTACAAATGCCTAA
- a CDS encoding STM4504/CBY_0614 family protein: MAIFELFSKRQKKIRGEVPDVYVYEEIPQSLRVQIVHIIQDTIGQDKYENRAHGAYEFIHKALCKEYGVFSLKKHARSNDEAILDYFLSCDDYGKCLDIIEICFRIINNYVADNYYNYKQYTTSSQEPEDAINELNSRFKESGVGYQFESGELIRVDSQFIHSETVKPVLQLLGSVNEYRGSNDEFLSAHEHYRHKRYKECLNDCLKSFESLMKAIHEKHSWAYGQNDTAKKLINSCLSNNLVPEYLQNQFSSVRILLESGIPTVRNKEGGHGQGSEISNVPEHLASYTLHLTATNLLFLAKCEETYS; encoded by the coding sequence ATGGCAATTTTTGAGTTGTTTTCAAAGAGACAGAAAAAGATACGGGGGGAAGTCCCAGACGTATATGTTTATGAGGAAATACCGCAATCTTTGCGCGTTCAAATAGTGCACATTATTCAAGACACCATCGGGCAAGATAAATACGAAAACAGAGCTCATGGTGCTTACGAATTTATACACAAAGCTTTATGTAAAGAATACGGCGTTTTCTCTCTCAAAAAACACGCGAGAAGTAATGATGAGGCTATTCTTGATTACTTTTTGAGTTGTGATGACTACGGGAAATGTTTGGATATCATTGAAATCTGTTTCCGAATCATCAATAACTATGTTGCTGATAACTATTACAACTACAAACAATACACAACTTCAAGCCAAGAACCGGAAGATGCTATTAATGAGTTAAATTCAAGATTTAAAGAGTCTGGAGTTGGATACCAATTTGAATCTGGAGAGCTGATTCGAGTAGATTCGCAATTTATTCACTCCGAGACAGTTAAGCCCGTATTACAGCTTTTAGGCTCTGTTAACGAGTATCGTGGTTCAAACGATGAATTCCTTTCCGCACATGAGCATTACAGGCATAAGCGATATAAAGAATGCCTTAACGACTGCCTCAAATCTTTTGAAAGTCTAATGAAAGCCATACACGAAAAGCATTCATGGGCTTATGGTCAAAATGACACAGCTAAAAAGCTAATAAATAGCTGTTTATCTAATAATCTAGTGCCTGAATATCTCCAGAATCAATTTTCGTCAGTAAGAATATTACTGGAAAGCGGAATCCCTACTGTAAGGAATAAGGAAGGTGGGCACGGTCAAGGTTCTGAGATATCAAATGTTCCAGAGCACCTTGCAAGTTACACTTTGCATTTAACTGCGACGAATTTGTTGTTTCTTGCAAAGTGCGAAGAAACATACAGCTAA
- a CDS encoding integron integrase: protein MKTRSPFLNLVIEEMHSKRYAKQTIESYIHWIAAYINFHNKRHPASMGDTEVETFLNYLTVQRNLAANTQALALNAIVFMYRHIIKQSLSIKLNFIKSNRQQKLPSILSREEVRLLLSNLTKRNYLVASLMYGSGLRSREVVNLRIQDIDFDYLCVRIWNGKGNKHRIVTLARELIPLLRNQIIQVNEYLKRDLNNKLFAGVWMPTALAKKYPTANKSLAWQFLFPSYKLSANPETGEIRRHHFDVSCIRKTIKQAAKQSGFIKLVTPHTLRHSFATHLLQSGADIRTVQAQLGHSDVRTTQIYTHVLQQGANGVISPLSHL from the coding sequence ATGAAAACACGTTCTCCATTTTTAAATTTAGTCATTGAGGAAATGCATTCTAAAAGATATGCAAAACAAACAATCGAATCATATATTCATTGGATAGCTGCCTATATTAATTTTCACAATAAACGTCATCCAGCTTCAATGGGAGATACCGAAGTTGAAACGTTTTTAAACTACTTAACAGTACAACGAAATCTTGCAGCAAATACACAAGCACTTGCTCTAAATGCTATTGTCTTTATGTATCGGCACATTATTAAACAGTCGCTTTCGATAAAATTAAATTTTATTAAGAGTAATCGCCAACAAAAGCTTCCATCCATTTTAAGTCGTGAAGAAGTTCGCTTGTTACTTTCAAATTTAACTAAGCGGAATTATTTAGTTGCGAGTTTAATGTATGGCAGTGGCTTAAGAAGTAGAGAAGTGGTTAACTTGAGAATTCAGGACATTGATTTTGATTATCTCTGTGTGCGTATTTGGAACGGTAAAGGAAACAAGCACCGCATAGTCACACTTGCTAGAGAGCTTATTCCTTTATTAAGGAATCAGATAATTCAAGTCAATGAGTATTTAAAACGCGATTTAAACAACAAACTATTTGCAGGGGTATGGATGCCAACTGCCCTTGCTAAAAAATACCCTACAGCCAATAAGTCACTCGCGTGGCAGTTTTTGTTTCCCTCTTATAAGTTAAGTGCTAACCCAGAAACAGGCGAAATAAGACGTCATCATTTTGATGTAAGTTGTATTCGTAAAACAATAAAACAAGCTGCTAAACAATCTGGCTTTATAAAGCTTGTAACACCACACACATTACGGCACTCCTTCGCGACTCACCTACTGCAAAGTGGTGCAGATATTCGTACTGTTCAAGCACAATTGGGGCACAGTGATGTGCGCACCACACAAATTTATACGCATGTTTTACAACAAGGAGCGAACGGTGTGATTAGTCCCTTGTCGCATTTGTAA
- a CDS encoding nucleoside recognition domain-containing protein, which translates to MLNKIWLSFFIIAFVSALATWIGGDGLVFERLVQALFSMAKVSVEIAIGLIGALCFWLGVMKIAERGGMVDVLAKGLSPLFTRLMPGVPKGHPAFGSITMNLSANLLGLDNAATPMGIKAMHDLQSLNKTPDTATNAQILFLVLNTSSVTLFPIAVFVYRAQQGAASPTDVFIPILLATFASTFVGLLVTCAIQRIKLFNTVVLLYLGGLVAIVMALILYFMNLTTELMQTHSAIFSNFLIFAFIIVCLCWASIKKIDVYDSFITGAKQGFELSISLIPYLLAMLCAIGVFRASGALDYVLDWLRTVVITLGGDTQFVDAMPTAFMKPLSGSGARAMMLETMNTHGADSFAGRLASTIQGSTETTFYVLAVYFGAVGIKHTRHAVGCGLAADFAGILTAIGVCYWFFG; encoded by the coding sequence ATGCTTAACAAAATTTGGCTTTCATTTTTCATTATCGCGTTTGTGTCTGCATTAGCTACGTGGATAGGCGGTGACGGCTTAGTATTTGAAAGGTTGGTGCAAGCTCTATTTAGCATGGCCAAAGTATCCGTTGAAATTGCTATAGGCTTAATTGGCGCGCTGTGTTTTTGGTTAGGGGTAATGAAAATTGCCGAGCGCGGCGGCATGGTAGATGTGCTTGCCAAAGGCTTATCGCCACTATTTACCCGCTTAATGCCCGGCGTGCCAAAAGGACACCCAGCGTTTGGCTCAATTACCATGAATTTAAGCGCTAATTTACTGGGCCTTGATAATGCAGCAACGCCAATGGGCATTAAAGCCATGCATGATCTGCAATCACTTAACAAAACGCCTGATACCGCAACCAATGCGCAAATACTGTTTTTAGTATTAAACACCAGCTCAGTAACGCTATTTCCGATAGCGGTATTTGTGTATCGTGCACAGCAAGGCGCGGCCAGCCCAACCGATGTGTTTATTCCCATTTTATTAGCAACCTTTGCTTCAACCTTTGTTGGTTTGCTCGTTACGTGCGCCATTCAACGAATTAAACTGTTTAATACTGTTGTGCTGCTATACCTTGGTGGGTTAGTAGCCATTGTGATGGCACTTATTTTGTATTTTATGAACCTCACCACAGAGCTAATGCAAACGCACTCCGCGATTTTCAGTAACTTTTTAATATTCGCGTTTATTATTGTGTGTTTATGTTGGGCAAGTATTAAAAAAATAGATGTGTACGACAGCTTTATTACAGGTGCCAAACAAGGGTTCGAGCTATCTATTTCTCTCATCCCATATTTATTAGCTATGTTGTGTGCCATTGGCGTATTTAGAGCGAGCGGGGCGCTTGATTATGTATTGGATTGGCTGCGTACTGTAGTGATTACGCTTGGCGGTGATACACAATTTGTAGATGCCATGCCAACCGCTTTTATGAAGCCACTTTCAGGCTCTGGCGCGCGGGCAATGATGTTAGAAACCATGAATACCCATGGTGCAGATTCATTCGCAGGGCGTTTAGCATCCACCATTCAAGGTTCAACCGAAACCACTTTTTATGTTTTAGCTGTGTATTTTGGTGCAGTTGGCATTAAGCATACTCGCCATGCGGTGGGTTGTGGTTTAGCTGCAGATTTCGCTGGAATTTTAACAGCCATTGGTGTGTGCTATTGGTTTTTTGGTTAG
- the rsmF gene encoding 16S rRNA (cytosine(1407)-C(5))-methyltransferase RsmF, with protein sequence MHSNIYIPQTFIDDVESYIPNHLSIDDYLASCKKPLRTAVRVNTKKMSVDSFKQYAQQNDWQITQVPWCENGFWLERPENQQSLSLGNTDIHLSGCIYVQEASSMMPVTALLDGNDLSDSCVLDMAAAPGSKSTQIAEALSSDGVLVANEYSSSRIKSLSANMQRLGISNCALSHFDASIFGQYMEQSFDHILLDAPCSGEGTIRKDENALKNWSIESNIEIADVQKCLIESAFYALKTGGTLVYSTCTLTPLENQAVCQYLLTTFADHIEVVPLTHLFENVKDSATDEGYLHIWPQIYDTEGFFVAKFVKKSHVPQPEPKVKKGAFPFTAADKKTTEQFNQIIKKQFGMKPLAGELWQREQELWLFPSNIDSVIDKIKYSRIGILLGKVHKNGIRLQHEFATCFGAEGLKNTHKLSVSEACDYFQGKDIKLAQVTSAKDEVLLLLNDTCVGLGKWQKNKIKNGLPRELVRDSRLITWE encoded by the coding sequence GTGCATTCTAATATTTATATTCCACAAACGTTTATTGATGATGTTGAAAGCTATATTCCAAATCACCTCTCAATAGATGATTACCTCGCCTCATGTAAGAAGCCACTTAGAACGGCCGTTCGCGTAAATACCAAAAAAATGTCAGTTGACAGTTTTAAACAGTACGCGCAACAAAACGACTGGCAAATAACGCAAGTGCCATGGTGTGAAAATGGCTTTTGGCTAGAACGCCCTGAAAACCAACAATCACTTTCACTGGGTAATACCGATATTCACTTATCTGGTTGTATTTACGTGCAAGAAGCCAGCTCAATGATGCCTGTTACCGCCCTGTTAGATGGTAACGACTTAAGTGATAGCTGTGTGCTTGATATGGCAGCAGCTCCCGGCAGTAAATCAACTCAAATTGCCGAAGCCCTTTCAAGCGACGGTGTATTAGTTGCCAATGAGTATTCGAGTTCGCGTATTAAGTCATTAAGTGCCAATATGCAGCGTTTAGGTATTAGCAACTGTGCCCTTTCGCATTTTGACGCCAGTATTTTTGGTCAGTATATGGAACAGAGCTTTGACCATATTCTGCTTGATGCACCATGCTCAGGCGAAGGCACTATTCGTAAAGACGAGAATGCATTAAAAAATTGGTCTATTGAATCTAATATTGAAATTGCCGATGTACAAAAATGCCTAATAGAAAGTGCGTTTTATGCGTTAAAAACCGGTGGCACGCTAGTTTATTCAACCTGCACCTTAACGCCACTTGAAAACCAAGCGGTATGCCAATATTTACTCACCACATTTGCCGACCATATTGAGGTAGTGCCGCTAACTCACCTATTTGAAAATGTGAAAGACTCGGCAACCGATGAGGGTTACTTACATATTTGGCCGCAAATTTACGATACCGAAGGTTTTTTTGTTGCCAAGTTTGTTAAAAAATCCCATGTGCCACAGCCTGAGCCTAAAGTTAAAAAAGGCGCTTTTCCATTTACTGCTGCCGATAAAAAAACAACCGAGCAATTTAACCAAATAATCAAAAAGCAATTTGGTATGAAACCGCTTGCAGGCGAGCTTTGGCAACGCGAGCAAGAGCTTTGGTTGTTCCCTAGCAATATAGACTCGGTAATAGACAAAATTAAATACAGTCGCATTGGAATTTTGCTTGGTAAGGTGCATAAAAATGGCATTCGATTACAGCATGAATTTGCAACTTGCTTTGGCGCTGAAGGCCTTAAAAACACCCATAAACTGTCAGTTTCAGAGGCTTGTGACTACTTTCAAGGAAAAGATATTAAATTAGCACAAGTTACTAGCGCGAAAGACGAGGTATTACTTTTGTTAAACGATACTTGCGTTGGCTTAGGTAAATGGCAAAAGAACAAAATCAAAAATGGCTTACCACGTGAGTTAGTTCGGGATAGTCGGTTGATAACTTGGGAATAA
- a CDS encoding alkaline phosphatase D family protein: MIRRAEPRQVTLFIVSSQQAPFKVNAQALGEFEQTQQILALGEHCFCHFYFLNSTSTKGFVVDTLISYQLEYNNAPVDLSAFYLDGQSSCSFVIAKQLSSILHGSCRNPHHESKDALITASHFLVSKRKNSEPEPSLLVMSGDQIYADDVAGPMLLAIEQLIHQLKLFKEPNLIDELQADAKHTLYTRDTILPITKWHERSKLEFGYWLRQDLEHFTSLKSHNHLVHLEEFFALYLLTTSAACWQLVGLDDLTFESNNQKHSNTFLQEKQNLIDFVDGLPEVERLFANISHITMFDDHDVTDDWNLTAGWEQAVYSNPISKRIIANGLISYLVFQGVGNDGGEYTKALLNALDEQITTQYRHLKQFDNQILAFDRWHYTLDTQPKIIALDTRTHRWRNETDFNEPSGLLDWEQLVELDDNMTGLEEVILISPAPVFGVKSIEAIQAIFNFCGQPLLVDVENWMAHEGAARKLMQIFKRADTPIETLILSGDVHYSFCFSVQSRFSNRDNRIWQLTASGIKNEFPKSLLSKLNTLDSILYHPSSPLNFFTKRWQMKVHKHRHKQSTKHLVSDSAISLVCLDNERLTHYQLLHGDGNITEFDLKEKS; this comes from the coding sequence ATGATCCGGCGAGCAGAACCGAGACAGGTCACGTTATTTATTGTAAGTTCCCAGCAAGCGCCGTTTAAAGTGAATGCACAGGCGCTTGGCGAATTTGAACAAACCCAACAAATTTTAGCACTTGGCGAACACTGTTTTTGCCACTTTTACTTTTTAAATAGCACATCGACTAAAGGGTTTGTGGTTGATACGCTAATTTCGTATCAATTAGAATACAACAATGCGCCCGTTGACTTGTCGGCGTTTTATCTTGATGGCCAATCATCGTGCAGCTTTGTTATTGCTAAACAGCTTAGTAGCATTTTGCATGGCTCGTGTCGTAACCCTCATCATGAATCAAAAGACGCGCTTATAACCGCAAGCCATTTTTTGGTAAGTAAACGCAAAAATAGTGAGCCAGAACCAAGTTTACTGGTGATGTCGGGCGATCAGATATACGCCGATGATGTTGCGGGCCCTATGTTATTAGCGATTGAACAGTTAATCCACCAGCTAAAGCTGTTTAAAGAGCCTAACCTGATTGACGAACTTCAGGCTGATGCTAAACATACGCTTTATACACGCGATACCATTTTACCGATAACCAAATGGCATGAGCGCTCTAAACTAGAGTTTGGCTATTGGTTGCGCCAAGATTTAGAACACTTTACCAGTTTAAAATCGCATAACCACTTGGTGCATCTTGAAGAATTTTTTGCGCTTTATTTATTAACAACGAGTGCAGCGTGTTGGCAGTTAGTTGGGTTAGATGATTTAACATTCGAATCGAATAATCAAAAACACAGCAATACATTTTTACAAGAAAAACAAAACTTAATCGACTTTGTTGATGGTTTGCCCGAAGTTGAAAGGCTATTTGCTAATATTTCTCATATCACCATGTTTGACGATCACGATGTCACCGATGATTGGAATTTAACGGCAGGATGGGAGCAGGCAGTTTATTCAAATCCGATAAGTAAACGCATTATTGCTAACGGCCTGATAAGTTATTTAGTATTCCAAGGCGTGGGTAACGATGGCGGCGAATATACCAAGGCGCTGTTAAATGCACTAGATGAGCAAATAACCACCCAGTATCGTCATTTAAAGCAATTTGATAATCAAATATTGGCATTTGATAGATGGCATTACACCCTTGATACTCAACCTAAAATTATTGCGCTCGACACCCGAACACACCGCTGGCGTAATGAAACCGATTTTAACGAACCGTCAGGTTTATTAGATTGGGAACAATTGGTCGAGCTTGACGATAATATGACAGGACTTGAGGAGGTTATTTTAATCTCACCAGCGCCGGTGTTTGGTGTTAAATCAATTGAAGCGATTCAAGCGATTTTTAACTTTTGTGGTCAACCATTATTAGTTGATGTGGAAAACTGGATGGCCCACGAAGGGGCGGCGCGAAAATTAATGCAAATATTCAAACGCGCAGATACGCCAATTGAAACGCTTATTTTGTCAGGTGATGTGCATTATTCGTTTTGTTTTTCGGTGCAAAGCCGTTTTTCAAATCGTGATAACCGTATTTGGCAATTGACTGCCAGCGGCATTAAAAATGAATTTCCTAAATCTTTGCTCAGCAAATTAAACACCTTAGATAGCATTTTGTACCATCCAAGTAGCCCGCTTAATTTCTTTACCAAACGTTGGCAAATGAAGGTGCATAAACACCGCCATAAACAATCAACAAAGCATTTAGTGAGTGATTCGGCAATTAGTTTGGTGTGTTTAGACAACGAACGACTGACCCACTACCAGCTATTACACGGTGATGGAAACATTACAGAATTTGATCTAAAAGAGAAAAGTTAA
- a CDS encoding TatD family hydrolase, whose protein sequence is MIVDSHCHLDRLNFDELGLSLDQVLENARAKSVEHFLCVSVTLDQFPSMLEKVKAYPDVSVSCGVHPLDQKDVLDKARLVELATHDKVVAIGETGLDYYYSKDTHQVQQDSFAGHIDVANELNKPLIIHTRDAKQDTLDIMRAHNAQNCGGVLHCFTEDWEMAKQALDLGFYISISGIVTFRNAAALREVVEKIPLDRLLIETDSPYLAPVPHRGKTNQPAYVEDVAYFIADLKKLSFKELAKATTDNFYDLFKLAK, encoded by the coding sequence GTGATTGTAGATTCTCACTGTCATTTAGACAGACTTAATTTTGATGAGCTTGGTCTTTCTCTTGACCAAGTATTAGAAAACGCCCGCGCTAAAAGTGTAGAGCACTTTTTATGTGTGTCGGTAACCTTAGATCAATTTCCAAGTATGTTGGAAAAGGTTAAAGCGTATCCCGATGTGTCAGTTAGTTGTGGTGTACACCCGCTAGACCAAAAAGACGTACTTGATAAAGCACGTTTAGTTGAGCTTGCAACGCACGACAAAGTAGTGGCGATTGGTGAAACAGGTCTTGATTACTACTACAGTAAAGACACGCACCAAGTACAACAAGATTCATTTGCAGGGCATATTGATGTTGCCAATGAATTAAACAAGCCGTTAATCATTCATACCCGCGATGCAAAGCAAGATACCCTTGATATTATGCGCGCCCACAACGCACAAAACTGCGGTGGCGTATTGCATTGCTTTACTGAAGATTGGGAAATGGCAAAGCAAGCGCTAGATCTAGGTTTTTATATTTCTATTTCGGGCATTGTAACCTTTAGAAACGCCGCAGCGCTGCGCGAAGTGGTAGAAAAAATTCCGCTTGACCGTTTGTTAATTGAAACGGACTCGCCTTATTTAGCGCCAGTACCGCATCGTGGTAAAACTAATCAACCTGCATATGTTGAAGATGTTGCGTACTTTATTGCGGATCTTAAAAAGTTATCGTTTAAAGAGCTTGCAAAGGCAACGACAGATAACTTTTACGACCTCTTTAAACTAGCCAAGTAA
- a CDS encoding PilZ domain-containing protein gives MQELLVDFEDTRELYKSYMPYLKTGGLFVRTNMQFEMSQPLALRISLPDALEEDVITGEVVWITPQGSQNSNPPGVGVSFIDDKSQVRDKIEKMLGGMLNSSDPTYTM, from the coding sequence TTGCAAGAATTACTAGTCGATTTTGAAGATACACGTGAATTGTACAAGAGCTACATGCCTTATTTAAAAACAGGTGGCTTATTTGTACGCACCAATATGCAATTTGAAATGTCTCAACCATTAGCATTGCGCATTAGCTTGCCAGATGCACTTGAAGAAGATGTTATTACCGGTGAAGTCGTGTGGATCACACCACAAGGTAGCCAAAACTCAAACCCTCCGGGTGTTGGTGTGAGCTTTATCGATGATAAGAGCCAAGTGCGCGATAAAATCGAAAAAATGCTAGGCGGTATGTTAAACTCTAGCGATCCCACTTATACCATGTAG